TGGAACACCGCCAGGTTGTTCCAGATGTCGGCGTGCTGCGCGGCGATGCGCAGCAGCACCTTCTCGCCCGAGCCGCCGATCAGGATCGGCGTGCGGCGCAGTGGCTTGGGCTCGCACACCGCATCCGACACGCGGAAGTGTCGGCCCTCGAATGTGACTCGCTCCTCGCTGAACAGGCGGCGCAGGATCACGGCGCTCTCTTCGAGCGCGCGCATGCGCTCGCCGAGCGGCGGGAACTCGCTGCCCGTGCCGCGGAACTCCGCCTCGAACCAGCCGGCGCCCAGCCCGACGATCGCGCGCCCGTTCGAGATGTGGTCGAGCGTGGCCACCTGCTTGGCCAGGATCGCGGGGTTGCGGAAGAAGGGCGGGGTCACCAGCGTCCCGAGCTCGACGCGCGAGGTGACCGCCGCGACCGCCGCGAGCTCGGTCCAGGCCTCGAAGATGGGCAGGTTCGGCACGGGCACGCCGTACACGTGGTCGCATACCCAGGCCGAGTGGAAGCCGAGCCGGTCGAGCTCCTCGGCCACGGCGCGCGCCTCGGCCCAGGTGCGTTTGATCTGAGGCAGTGTGGCTCCGAACTGCATGGGACCTCCGGCGCGGGCAGTGTAAGGGGAGCGGAAGGCCCCGCTCAACTCTCGGCCGCCACACGGTTTCCGCCCGAGGCCTTGGCGGCGTACAGGCGCGCATCGGCCGCGGCCAGGAGCTGCGCCGCGACACGGCCGTCCTCGGGCGCGGTGGCGACCCCCGCCGAGACAGTGACCTGCGCGGGGCCCGCGCGCAGCGCTTCGATCGAGGCGCGGATCTTCTCGGCGACCGCCAGCGCGCCGGCTCGGGGCGTCTCGGGCAGCACCAGCACGAGCTCGTCGCCGCCGTAGCGCGCCGCCGTGTCACTCGCGCGCGAGCGCTCGGTCACCAGCCGCCCCGCGTCCACCAGCACCTGGTCGCCGGCCGGGTGCCCGAAGCGGTCGTTCACGCGCTTCAGACCGTCGACGTCGAACATGACCAGTGAAAGCGCACGGCCGTAGCGCTCGGCGCGAGTCAGCTCGTGCGCGAGCGCTTCGAACAGCCGGCCGCGGTTCGCCAGGCCCGTGAGCGGGTCGAGGTCGGCGCGGCGCAGCACCGCCTCGTGAGTCAGCGCGGCGGCCAGCGCCGCCGAAGCCGCCGCGCCCAGGGCCAGGAGCTCGCGTCGGCGGGCCGCTGCGCGCGGCCGTTCGCCGCGCACGCGCAGCTCGCCGAGCACGACTCCGCCCGCGCGCAGCGGCACGGTCCAGAAGGCCGCATCCTCCCGGGCCCTGCCCCGGCGCGCAGTGACACGCTCGGAGCCGTCCGGCATGCGGAGCGCCACTTCGCCGGCGCGGGCGCCCGCGAGGCCCAGCATGGCCCGCAGCGCCCGGCGACTCACTTCGCCGGAGTCCAGCGCGCCGATCAAGCTGCGCAGCGCCGCGTCGAGCCCGCGCCCCGCCATGACTCAGGCCAGCGCGGCCGCGGCCGCTACCGCGAAGCGCGGCGACGCGGCGGCCTCGCACAGACCGTTCCTGGGGTCGCGCGCCACCGCCAGCACGCGGCCGTGCTCCCACGGTCCGCTGCGCCGCACCCGGTGCCCGCGCCGCTCGAGCTCGGCGAGCGCGGCCTCGGCGATGCGTGACTCGGCGGCGAGCACGCCGGGCTGCGACGTGCGCGGGTAGAACGAGTCGGGCATGTGGTGCGAGTGCACCGTCGGCGCGTCGATCGCGGCCTGCAGGTCGCGCGCGCCGAAGTCGATCACGTTCAGGAAGAACTGCAGGGTCCACTGGTCCTGCTGGTCGCCGCCGGGCGTGCCGAACGCGGCCATGCGCCCGTCGGGCAGGCGCGCCAGCGACGGAGTGAGCGTGGTGCGCGGGCGCTTGCCCGGCGCCAGACAGTTGGGGTGCTCCGGGTCGAGCACGAACATCTGCGCGCGCGTGCCCACGGGAAAGCCGAGCGCCGGCACGACCGGCGACGAGGGGATCCAGCCGCCCGACGGCGTGGCGGCCACCACGTTGCCCTCGCGGTCGACGGCGTCGAGGTGCGTGGTGTCTCCGCGGCCTCGCGCCGCGGCCTGCGCCTGCGGCTCCTGCGCGGGCGCGGGCGCGCCGGCGATGCGCGGCCAGCCGGCGGGCAGCCGCCCGCGGCCGGGCCGCAGCGCGTCGGAGGCGCGCGCGGGGTCGACCAGCGCCCGACGCTTTTCGGTGTAGGGCGTGGAGAGCAGCTCGAGAAGCGGCACGTCGGCGAAGCGCGGGTCGCCGTAGCAGGCCTCGCGGTCGGCGAACGCGAGCTTGGCGCACTCGGCGAGCGTGTGCAGCGAGTCGGCCGTATTGTGACCCGAGGCGGAGAGGTCGAAGCCCTCGAGCAGCCGCAGCTGCTGCAGGAACACGGGGCCTTGCGTCCACGGCCCGCACTTCCACACGCGCGCGCCGCGATACTCGGCGGTCACCGGCTCCTCGACCGCACCCTCGTAGCGCGCCAGGTCGTCCGCGCACAACAGCCCCGCGTGCGCGCGCCCGCTGGCGTCGCGCACCGGCCGGGCCAGGAAGCGCTCCAGCTCCTCGGCGGGCCGGCCGCGGTAGAACGAGTCGCGCGCCGCGCGGATCTTCGTCTCGCGCGAGCCCGGCGCCGCGCGCTCGGCCGCGACCAGTGACTCGAGGAACGCGCCGAGCGCCGGGTTGGTCTGCGCCTCGCCGAGCGCGCGCAGCGGCAGATACACGGCGGCGCTCGTGGGCCACTCGCTGCGGAAACGCGGCTCCAGGAACGACAGCACCGAGCGCAGGAAGCGGTACATCGGGAAGCCGCGCAGCGCGAGCCCGCGTGCCGGCGCGAGCACGTCCTCGAGGCGCCGGGTGCCGAAGCGCGCCAGCAGGAGACACCACGCGTCGAGCGCCGCGGGCACCGTGGCCGCGAGCAGGCCGTCGCCGGGGATCGGGTCGATGCCGAGCTCGGTGAAGCGCGCGCGCGTCGCGGCGGCCGGCGCCGTGCCCTGACCCGAGATCGCGTACACGCGGTCCTCGCGCGCCGAGTAGAACAGGATCGGCACCTCACCCGCGGGCCCGTTCATGGTGGGCTCGAGCACCTGCAGCGCGAAGCCCATCGCGCACGCGGCGTCGGCGGCGTTGCCGCCCTCGGCCAGCATCGTCGCGCCGATCTGCGCCGCCAGGTGGT
The Myxococcota bacterium genome window above contains:
- a CDS encoding gamma-glutamyltransferase — encoded protein: MSERPTPTLLGHGGAVSAGHHLAAQIGATMLAEGGNAADAACAMGFALQVLEPTMNGPAGEVPILFYSAREDRVYAISGQGTAPAAATRARFTELGIDPIPGDGLLAATVPAALDAWCLLLARFGTRRLEDVLAPARGLALRGFPMYRFLRSVLSFLEPRFRSEWPTSAAVYLPLRALGEAQTNPALGAFLESLVAAERAAPGSRETKIRAARDSFYRGRPAEELERFLARPVRDASGRAHAGLLCADDLARYEGAVEEPVTAEYRGARVWKCGPWTQGPVFLQQLRLLEGFDLSASGHNTADSLHTLAECAKLAFADREACYGDPRFADVPLLELLSTPYTEKRRALVDPARASDALRPGRGRLPAGWPRIAGAPAPAQEPQAQAAARGRGDTTHLDAVDREGNVVAATPSGGWIPSSPVVPALGFPVGTRAQMFVLDPEHPNCLAPGKRPRTTLTPSLARLPDGRMAAFGTPGGDQQDQWTLQFFLNVIDFGARDLQAAIDAPTVHSHHMPDSFYPRTSQPGVLAAESRIAEAALAELERRGHRVRRSGPWEHGRVLAVARDPRNGLCEAAASPRFAVAAAAALA
- a CDS encoding TIGR03560 family F420-dependent LLM class oxidoreductase, translated to MQFGATLPQIKRTWAEARAVAEELDRLGFHSAWVCDHVYGVPVPNLPIFEAWTELAAVAAVTSRVELGTLVTPPFFRNPAILAKQVATLDHISNGRAIVGLGAGWFEAEFRGTGSEFPPLGERMRALEESAVILRRLFSEERVTFEGRHFRVSDAVCEPKPLRRTPILIGGSGEKVLLRIAAQHADIWNNLAVFQPQLGAKVEALRRRCDEVQRDFGELRISQQCVVVIEEDEAKARESLEKAKKIYGGHMGGALEEHGIWGTPARVIDCIEKHRKLGAGLIVIEFFGRDTRVPARLFAEKVLPAFA
- a CDS encoding GGDEF domain-containing protein, translating into MAGRGLDAALRSLIGALDSGEVSRRALRAMLGLAGARAGEVALRMPDGSERVTARRGRAREDAAFWTVPLRAGGVVLGELRVRGERPRAAARRRELLALGAAASAALAAALTHEAVLRRADLDPLTGLANRGRLFEALAHELTRAERYGRALSLVMFDVDGLKRVNDRFGHPAGDQVLVDAGRLVTERSRASDTAARYGGDELVLVLPETPRAGALAVAEKIRASIEALRAGPAQVTVSAGVATAPEDGRVAAQLLAAADARLYAAKASGGNRVAAES